A genomic stretch from Lathyrus oleraceus cultivar Zhongwan6 chromosome 2, CAAS_Psat_ZW6_1.0, whole genome shotgun sequence includes:
- the LOC127122305 gene encoding uncharacterized protein LOC127122305 encodes MIYDEDSRESAAHYKSLHDKKGKRKFLGKSYDGKKKDGDGKKPSGEGSHTPVKCFRCGVEAHRAPECPKGDVTYFKCGKQGHKSFDYKVGSNVTCYNCGEQGHISTKCNKPKKEQAKGKVFALFGADTSAEERLIRGTCFINNMPLITIIDTGATHSFIYLDWAKRLNLELSVMRGSMIIDTPVMGSVTSSSVCLKCPLNICDKYFEVDLVCLPLSQLDVILGMDWLKANHIYINYFAKVVLFLEPEKEGDLFLSTQQVNESV; translated from the coding sequence aTGATCTATGATGAGGATAGCCGTGAGAGTGCTGCTCATTACAAGTCCTTGCATGATAAGAAAGGAAAAAGGAAATTCCTAGGGAAGTCGTATGATGgtaagaagaaagatggtgatGGAAAGAAGCCTAGTGGGGAAGGATCTCACACTCCTGTCAAGTGCTTTAGATGTGGTGTTGAGGCACATCGGGCTCCCGAGTGTCCTAAGGGCGATGTAACTTATTTCAAGTGTGGCAAGCAAGGTCACAAATCTTTTGATTACAAAGTTGGTTCGAATGTGACTTGTTACAACTGTGGTGAGCAAGGGCACATTAGTACCAAGTGCAAcaagccgaagaaggagcaagcCAAAGGGAAAGTGTTTGCATTGTTCGGTGCTGATACTTCTGCTGAGGAGAGATTGATTCGAGGTACATGCTTTATTAATAATATGCCTTTgattactattattgataccggtgcgACGCATTCTTTTATTTATTTGGATTGGGCTAAGAGATTGAATCTTGAATTATCTGTTATGCGTGGAAGCATGATTATTGATACTCCGGTTATGGGTTCAGTGACTAGTTCATCTGTTTGTTTGAAATGTCCGTTGAATATCTGTGATAAATATTTTGAAGTTGATTTAGTGTGTCTTCCATTGAGTCAACTTGATGTTATTTTGGGAATGGACTGGTTAAAGGCCAACCATATCTATATCAATTATTTTGCGAAAGTTGTTCTTTTTCTTGAGCCAGAGAAGGAAGGTGATTTATTCTTGTCTACTCAACAAGTGAATGAATctgtgtga